A DNA window from Malus domestica chromosome 12, GDT2T_hap1 contains the following coding sequences:
- the LOC103430517 gene encoding type II inositol polyphosphate 5-phosphatase 15 produces the protein MDENEDLFSSPSFSGNPPPSDLRKFSLLDQTRADTLTPSASKLFPDSSSSSSEDEDNVVSLHSTSKRLDYMLQFLDRKLSVINDDDYNKNNNSSSNYNNNNNKNNASEGNCSSSLPEFLASGGGTGIFKVPIRAAVHPNRPPRLEVRPHPLRETQIGCFLRTMVSTASQLWVGTECAVRVWNLSDLYSAAGQGESGDEEAVPYRESVCTSAVICLVGDEGNKMVWSGHRDGRIRCWKMDSAPTPTNPFKEGLSWQAHRGPVLSIVISCYGDLWSGSEGGSIKIWPREALEKALSLTAEERHMSSLLVERSYIEPWTQVAVNGFTNILTSDVRYLLSDRSGAKLWTAGYLSFALWDARTRELLKLFSTDGQIENRVDISSAQDFSAEPIAGSKKDKIQSSFGFFQRSRNAIMGAADAVRRVAVKGAFGDDNRRTEALVIAMDGMIWTGCTNGLLVQWDRNGNRIQEYHYHSSAVQCFCTFGLRIWVGYASGTVHVLDLEGNLLGGWVAHSSPVIKMAAGAGFIFTLANQGGICGWNITSPGPLDNILCSELAGKEFTYTRIENLKILTGTWNVGQGRASQDSLISWLGSVAATVGIVVVGLQEVEMGAGFLAMSAAKETVGLEGSSVGQWWLDMIGKTLDEGLTFERVGSRQLAGLLIAVWVRNNLRTHVGDVDAAAVPCGFGRAIGNKGAVGLRIRIYGRVMCFVNCHFAAHLEAVNRRNGDFDHVYRTMTFCRPNFLNCAAASASSAVQMLRGTHAIGNNSAEGMPELSEADMIIFLGDFNYRLDGISYDEARDFVSQRCFDWLRERDQLRVEMEAGNVFQGMREADIKFPPTYKFERHQAGLAGYDSGEKKRTPAWCDRILYRDSRSASVSECSLECPVVSSISQYEACMDVTDSDHKPVRCIFTVDIARVDESLRRQEFGEILKSNEKIKCIIEEQCKIPETIVSTNNIILQNQDTSILRITNKCGDKDAFFDIICEGQSIIKEDGPTSDYCSFGFPRWLEVTPSAGIIRPDHIAEVTVHHEEHQTLEEFLDGVPQNWWCEDTRDKEVILVVKVRGSYTTDTRHHRVCVRQCCSAKTNQNEPTGDSTRQAQGTVLRRSDFQHLSSSYDVVDHLWSSRSP, from the exons ATGGATGAAAACGAGGACCTGTTTTCGTCCCCGAGCTTCTCCGGTAACCCACCACCAAGTGACCTCCGCAAATTCAGCCTCCTCGACCAGACTCGCGCTGACACACTTACTCCTTCCGCTTCAAAGCTATTCCCGgactcttcctcttcctcatcGGAAGATGAGGACAACGTCGTCTCCCTCCACTCCACCTCCAAACGCCTCGACTACATGCTCCAATTCCTTGACCGCAAGCTCTCCGTCATCAACGACGACGACTACAACAAGAACAACAACAGCAGCAGTAattataacaataataataataagaacaaCGCCTCCGAGGGGAACTGCTCGTCTTCGCTTCCGGAGTTCTTGGCCAGTGGGGGAGGGACTGGGATCTTCAAAGTCCCGATTCGGGCGGCTGTCCATCCGAACCGGCCGCCGAGGCTGGAAGTGAGGCCCCACCCGCTGAGGGAGACTCAGATAGGGTGCTTCTTGCGGACAATGGTGAGCACCGCGTCCCAATTGTGGGTTGGGACGGAGTGCGCCGTTAGGGTTTGGAACTTGAGCGATCTGTACTCGGCGGCAGGACAAGGCGAATCAGGGGATGAGGAGGCGGTGCCGTATAGGGAGTCGGTATGCACATCGGCTGTGATATGCTTGGTTGGGGATGAGGGGAATAAGATGGTGTGGAGCGGGCATAGGGATGGAAGGATCAGGTGTTGGAAGATGGATTCGGCTCCTACTCCGACGAATCCGTTTAAGGAGGGCTTATCTTGGCAGGCTCACAGAGGCCCCGTTCTTTCAATTGTCATCTCCTGCTATG GGGATCTATGGTCAGGCTCAGAGGGTGGTTCCATCAAGATATGGCCACGGGAAGCTCTTGAAAAAGCTCTCTCCCTAACAGCCGAAGAAAGGCACATGTCTTCTTTGTTGGTCGAGAGATCTTACATTGAACCTTGGACCCAAGTTGCCGTCAATGGTTTCACTAACATATTAACTTCAGATGTTCGCTACTTATTATCTGATCGTTCTGGAGCCAAGCTCTGGACTGCTGGTTATCTCTCATTCGCATTGTG GGATGCTCGTACAAGGGAGTTATTGAAGCTTTTCAGTACAGATGGTCAGATTGAGAATCGAGTGGACATTTCATCAGCACAGGACTTCTCAGCTGAACCTATTGCTGGAtcaaagaaagacaaaatacaAAGTTCTTTTGGTTTCTTTCAGCGGTCACGTAATGCCATAATGGGAGCAGCAGATGCTGTTCGTCGAGTTGCAGTGAAGGGTGCCTTTGGAGATGATAATCGAAGAACTGAAGCACTGGTGATAGCAATGGATGGAATGATTTGGACTGGGTGTACAAATGGCCTACTTGTACAATGGGATAGAAATGGCAATCGTATACAAGAATACCACTATCATTCTTCTGCTGTCCAATGCTTTTGTACATTTGGGCTACGTATATGGGTTGGTTATGCAAGTGGTACTGTCCATGTATTGGACCTTGAGGGTAATCTGCTTGGAGGATGGGTGGCTCACAGCAGTCCTGTCATAAAAATGGCTGCAGGAGCGGGTTTTATATTTACCTTGGCTAATCAAGGTGGTATATGTGGATGGAATATCACGTCCCCTGGACCTCTTGACAATATATTGTGCTCAGAATTAGCCGGCAAAGAATTTACATATACAAGgatagaaaatttgaaaatattgacCGGTACATGGAATGTTGGACAGGGAAGAGCATCTCAGGACTCACTTATATCCTGGCTGGGCTCTGTTGCTGCTACTGTTggaattgttgttgttgggttGCAAGAAGTTGAAATGGGCGCTGGTTTTCTTGCCATGTCTGCAGCCAAAGAAACt GTAGGGCTTGAGGGCAGCTCTGTTGGGCAGTGGTGGCTGGATATGATCGGAAAAACATTGGATGAAGGTTTGACATTTGAGCGCGTTGGCTCCAGGCAATTGGCAGGATTGCTCATTGCTGTGTG GGTGAGAAACAATCTTAGGACTCATGTTGGGGATGTTGATGCTGCAGCAGTTCCATGTGGTTTTGGGCGTGCCATTGGTAACAAG GGAGCTGTTGGTTTGAGGATTAGAATATATGGCCGGGTAATGTGCTTTGTTAATTGTCACTTTGCTGCACACTTAGAAGCCGTTAATCGCCGCAATGGAGACTTTGATCATGTATATCGAACAATGACCTTCTGCCGACCTAACTTTCTCAATTGTGCAGCTG CTAGTGCTTCATCTGCAGTTCAAATGCTTCGTGGCACACAT GCTATTGGTAACAATTCTGCAGAAGGGATGCCTGAGTTATCTGAGGCAGACATGATCATATTTCTTGGCGATTTTAACTATCGACTTGATGGTATATCTTACGATGAAGCTAGAGATTTTGTTTCTCAAAGATGTTTTGATTGGCTTAGAGAAAGGGATCAGCTCCGAGTGGAAATGGAAGCTGGAAATGTCTTCCAAGGAATGCGTGAGGCAGATATTAAGTTTCCTCCCACGTATAAGTTTGAAAGGCATCAAGCTGGTTTAGCAG GATATGATTCTGGTGAGAAGAAGCGTACTCCAGCTTGGTGCGATAGAATCTTGTACCGTGACAGCCGCTCAGCGTCAGTATCAGAGTGCAGCTTAGAATGCCCTGTAGTGTCTTCAATCTCACA GTACGAGGCCTGCATGGATGTGACAGACAGTGATCACAAGCCTGTCCGTTGCATTTTTACTGTTGATATTGCTCGAGTTGATGAGTCTCTAAGGAGACAAGAGTTTGGAGAAATCCTTAAATCAAATGAGAAAATCAAATGTATTATCGAAGAACAATGCAAGATTCCAGAAACTATTGTCAGTACAAACAACATAATCCTTCAAAACCAGGACACCTCCATTTTGCGTATTACAAATAAATGTGGCGATAAAGATGCTTTTTTTGATATTATTTGCGAAGGACAGTCAATCATTAAGGAGGATGGACCCACATCAGACTATTGTTCCTTTGGCTTTCCACGATGGCTTGAG GTTACTCCTTCAGCTGGCATTATCAGACCAGATCATATAGCTGAGGTGACAGTTCATCACGAGGAGCACCAAACCCTAGAAGAGTTTCTTGATGGTGTTCCACAAAATTGGTGGTGTGAAGACACCAGAGACAAGGAAGTCATATTGGTGGTTAAGGTGCGTGGCAGTTACACTACTGACACAAGACATCACCGTGTCTGTGTGCGCCAATGCTGTTCAGCCAAGACAAACCAAAATGAACCCACTGGTGACAGCACCAGACAAGCACAAGGGACGGTTCTTCGCCGGTCTGATTTTCAACACCTGAGCAGTTCCTATGATGTGGTTGATCATCTCTGGAGTTCGCGTAGTCCTTAA